One Prolixibacteraceae bacterium DNA segment encodes these proteins:
- a CDS encoding histidine kinase, giving the protein MDPFIQSSRGRVISGLIRNGLVAMFCLFIFSFLGFISQNQSDYSVLQSSLKDYLIITGSLILISEFTLFFDDRVQGIFSRNEKSVWVLVGKILLGQLGYFVVFCILIIYYKEYLISNRMNTFFVVFGALYILMFDLFVLTRSYSRRLVREREKNMQLKEDKMGAELNALQNQVNPHFLFNSLNVLISEIYLDQERAVTYTQHLSDIYRYILKSTDHYTVPLKEELEFLESYVYLQEIKYEDAFQIQFDVDVHVMQCEIPVLALQLLVENAIKHNAILKEKPLKIDILYNGKQLIVRNSLNYKKVVDKEGIGLRNLDRRYKLLIGKHIEVCQSEEDFCVILPLIDRQK; this is encoded by the coding sequence ATGGACCCATTCATACAAAGTTCCCGAGGAAGGGTTATTAGTGGTTTAATACGCAATGGTTTGGTTGCGATGTTTTGTCTGTTTATTTTCTCTTTTCTTGGGTTTATATCCCAAAACCAGTCGGATTATTCCGTGTTACAAAGTAGTTTGAAAGACTACCTTATTATTACGGGGTCATTGATTCTCATCAGTGAGTTTACTCTTTTTTTTGATGATAGAGTTCAAGGTATCTTTTCTCGAAATGAGAAATCTGTATGGGTATTAGTAGGGAAAATATTACTGGGACAATTAGGCTACTTCGTTGTGTTTTGTATATTGATCATCTACTATAAAGAGTATTTAATCTCTAACAGGATGAATACCTTTTTTGTGGTATTTGGAGCTCTGTATATTTTGATGTTTGACCTATTTGTGCTTACTAGAAGTTATAGTAGAAGGTTGGTGCGTGAACGAGAAAAAAATATGCAACTTAAAGAGGATAAGATGGGGGCAGAGCTGAATGCATTACAGAATCAGGTGAATCCTCATTTCTTGTTTAATAGTTTGAATGTACTTATTTCTGAGATCTATTTAGATCAAGAAAGAGCCGTAACCTATACACAACACCTTTCGGATATCTATCGTTATATTTTAAAAAGCACAGACCACTATACTGTACCTCTTAAAGAGGAGTTAGAGTTTCTAGAATCGTATGTTTATCTGCAAGAAATTAAATATGAAGATGCATTTCAGATTCAATTTGATGTAGATGTTCATGTGATGCAGTGTGAGATTCCTGTTTTGGCTTTACAGTTGTTAGTTGAGAATGCTATAAAGCATAATGCTATCCTAAAAGAGAAGCCATTAAAAATAGATATCCTATATAATGGGAAACAGTTGATTGTAAGAAACTCATTGAATTATAAGAAAGTAGTTGATAAGGAAGGGATTGGTTTAAGAAACTTGGATCGTCGTTATAAGTTGTTGATTGGCAAACATATTGAAGTATGTCAAAGCGAAGAAGACTTCTGTGTCATACTACCATTAATAGACAGACAGAAATGA
- a CDS encoding leucine-rich repeat domain-containing protein — translation MKELELTFFWNSDKKTSGLLLIPDIVRNKKVLAIGYNILENYPYEISQLVLPKYLQKIERGAFAHHENIHGALFIPDNTENIGQLAFEGCKNITSLNISPKSKLKNIQYNAFKDCEKMACDLTIPIGVKVIEHGIFYNCKSIKSIKLHKEITKIESMAFAFCENSTGLQLDPDCKIESIEAGAFANCHNMDAIILPNSLEKIGGCAFLNTDVEQDITLPSNIYKIGYGAFIGVHSKVFTIPDEVKIFKIIDKKEVKSRIEGMYPHLFENNSNFNNDFNLDYTLPHEIKNVVIGKICYRMPDHLFDQCNQIESIVSNNTYPPSIEEHTFMMENAPNIELIVPKEVIEKYQKANYWKEFSFKKLTAVEENSFNKSAQCFVDNGILKIKSQSPIKKVEIFNILGSKIFEKSGMIQDIEIPWNSNSFVIIRCTNLNGSIKTYKCQ, via the coding sequence TTGAAGGAGTTAGAGTTGACTTTTTTTTGGAATAGTGATAAAAAAACAAGTGGACTTTTACTTATTCCCGATATCGTCAGGAACAAAAAGGTTCTCGCTATTGGTTACAATATATTAGAAAATTATCCATATGAGATATCACAATTGGTTTTACCAAAATACTTACAAAAAATCGAAAGAGGTGCATTTGCTCATCATGAGAATATCCATGGAGCGTTATTCATTCCAGACAACACCGAAAACATAGGTCAATTGGCATTTGAAGGGTGTAAAAACATCACGTCTCTAAATATATCGCCTAAATCAAAGCTAAAGAATATCCAATACAATGCATTTAAGGATTGTGAGAAAATGGCTTGTGACCTCACCATTCCAATCGGGGTAAAGGTTATTGAACATGGAATATTCTATAACTGTAAAAGCATCAAGTCGATCAAACTCCACAAAGAAATTACAAAGATTGAATCCATGGCTTTCGCATTTTGTGAGAATTCCACAGGTCTTCAACTTGATCCTGATTGCAAAATCGAATCTATTGAAGCGGGAGCTTTTGCAAATTGCCATAATATGGATGCAATTATACTCCCTAATTCGCTCGAGAAAATTGGTGGTTGTGCATTCTTAAACACCGATGTAGAACAAGACATTACCCTTCCTTCGAATATCTACAAGATAGGGTATGGTGCATTTATTGGGGTGCACTCCAAAGTTTTCACGATACCAGATGAAGTAAAGATCTTTAAGATAATAGACAAGAAGGAAGTCAAATCTAGGATCGAAGGAATGTACCCTCATCTATTTGAAAATAATTCTAATTTTAATAATGATTTCAACTTAGACTATACGTTACCTCACGAAATCAAAAACGTGGTGATAGGGAAAATTTGCTATCGGATGCCAGATCACCTATTCGATCAATGTAATCAAATTGAATCCATTGTTTCCAACAACACCTATCCACCAAGTATTGAAGAACACACCTTCATGATGGAGAATGCCCCAAACATTGAATTGATTGTACCAAAGGAGGTGATCGAAAAATATCAAAAAGCAAACTATTGGAAAGAGTTTAGCTTTAAAAAACTCACTGCTGTAGAGGAAAATTCGTTTAATAAATCCGCACAATGTTTCGTTGACAATGGCATATTAAAGATAAAAAGTCAGAGTCCTATCAAGAAAGTGGAAATATTCAATATTTTGGGATCCAAGATATTTGAAAAAAGTGGAATGATCCAAGACATTGAGATTCCTTGGAATAGTAACTCTTTTGTCATCATTCGATGCACCAACTTAAATGGATCGATCAAAACCTACAAATGTCAATAA
- a CDS encoding 4Fe-4S binding protein: MALSIDPHRCPQNHKCPMLSICKYDAITQNGYGLPVIDKEKCVECGKCVRYCGMQAVHKEKN, translated from the coding sequence ATGGCACTATCCATAGATCCTCATAGATGTCCACAAAACCACAAATGCCCCATGTTGTCAATCTGTAAATACGATGCGATTACACAGAACGGATATGGTTTGCCTGTGATAGACAAAGAAAAATGTGTAGAATGTGGAAAGTGTGTACGCTATTGCGGAATGCAAGCAGTCCACAAAGAGAAAAATTAA
- a CDS encoding TolC family protein yields MKIKEKYVLGLILFMGTVHTKAQLTISRDICRDRVLHHSEEISMANRELKSAKYYQKEMRTLFLPKASIRGRVTHAFSDVSKLEWDNTYLPTAKLDPTSQTMVPNVMLDMHGKPVIGADGNPIFDQYAFLPSGGISYDMNESFGVDMVANMPLYGGGKIRLANEMADLGVDIYQLKRKETQEQLLLASDECYWSYVAAHEQVEVSAMYLSLLDSLTAKVENAVSVGLKHRNELLKVEVKRNSAQIKLQEAKNQRDLLRMSLCRLMGLPLSISLMIDDSTKVVVSPMVLDQKVDVSSRSDYKILSKRDQMKKLNEKLVVADYLPAIGIKAGARYLKALHVDNMGTTPFVQEGWIQNNITPTVAVEFSIPIPYSGERRNKRMKARMASEIAQLETQKKSRLMELEAMQAKQKIQQAYDRYLLYKKSLVQAKLNMDMSKEAYMQGLELITDYLEAQLSWQQQYSLFVYSKSQYKIEQVKYQKAMGVLSSVWDSLQQE; encoded by the coding sequence ATGAAGATAAAAGAAAAATATGTACTTGGACTGATCCTCTTTATGGGTACGGTTCATACAAAGGCACAACTGACTATTAGTAGAGATATATGTAGAGATAGGGTGCTACATCATAGTGAAGAGATCTCTATGGCAAATAGAGAATTAAAGAGTGCAAAATATTATCAAAAAGAGATGCGTACCCTGTTTCTTCCCAAAGCTTCTATAAGAGGTAGAGTGACTCATGCTTTTTCTGATGTAAGCAAGTTGGAGTGGGATAACACCTACCTTCCTACTGCGAAGTTGGATCCTACTTCGCAGACGATGGTTCCAAACGTCATGTTGGATATGCATGGAAAACCGGTTATTGGAGCCGATGGAAATCCTATCTTTGATCAGTATGCGTTTCTACCTTCTGGTGGAATATCTTATGATATGAATGAGAGTTTTGGTGTGGATATGGTTGCCAATATGCCTCTTTATGGAGGTGGGAAGATCCGTTTGGCAAATGAAATGGCTGATTTGGGTGTGGATATTTATCAGTTAAAAAGAAAAGAGACTCAAGAGCAGCTCTTGTTGGCTTCGGATGAATGTTATTGGTCTTATGTTGCTGCTCACGAGCAAGTGGAAGTTTCTGCGATGTATTTGTCTCTTTTAGATTCTCTTACTGCAAAAGTGGAGAATGCAGTCTCTGTTGGATTGAAGCACCGTAATGAGCTTCTGAAAGTGGAGGTAAAAAGAAATAGTGCTCAGATAAAATTGCAAGAGGCAAAAAATCAAAGAGATCTTTTGCGAATGTCACTGTGCAGGTTGATGGGACTTCCTCTCTCTATCTCTCTCATGATAGATGACTCTACAAAAGTCGTAGTATCCCCAATGGTGCTGGATCAGAAGGTGGATGTGTCATCTAGATCTGACTATAAAATTCTGTCGAAGAGAGACCAAATGAAAAAGTTGAATGAGAAATTAGTGGTGGCTGATTACCTTCCTGCTATCGGTATTAAAGCAGGAGCACGCTACCTCAAAGCATTACATGTAGACAATATGGGAACGACCCCGTTTGTTCAAGAAGGGTGGATTCAGAATAATATAACTCCAACAGTTGCCGTAGAATTTTCTATCCCAATTCCTTATAGTGGTGAAAGACGAAATAAACGAATGAAGGCCCGTATGGCCTCCGAAATTGCACAACTTGAAACACAAAAAAAGAGTCGGTTGATGGAGTTAGAAGCGATGCAAGCAAAACAAAAGATACAGCAGGCTTACGATCGATATTTGCTCTATAAGAAGAGCCTTGTTCAAGCAAAACTAAATATGGATATGAGTAAAGAAGCCTATATGCAAGGACTTGAACTAATAACAGACTATTTAGAGGCTCAATTGTCTTGGCAGCAACAGTATTCATTGTTTGTATACTCTAAATCTCAATATAAGATTGAACAGGTGAAATATCAAAAAGCAATGGGAGTTTTATCTTCAGTGTGGGATTCTTTACAGCAAGAGTAG
- a CDS encoding heavy-metal-associated domain-containing protein — translation MRTSFKVKNVSCGACVSDINTELLKVNGVYGVFANIATQSLDIDHTGDTDLKRVKQILKDLKYLV, via the coding sequence ATGAGAACTTCGTTTAAAGTAAAGAACGTCAGCTGTGGAGCCTGCGTCTCAGACATAAATACCGAACTCTTGAAAGTCAATGGAGTTTATGGGGTATTTGCAAATATCGCGACCCAAAGCTTAGATATCGATCACACAGGAGATACAGATCTAAAGAGAGTAAAACAGATTCTGAAAGATTTAAAATATTTGGTATAA
- a CDS encoding IS66 family transposase: MRTIDRLERENQALKKQVESLKEELDRVMSRVQALSQENTMLHEKVKDLEDKLSRNHKNSSNSSFPPSRDLHTVKKNQSLRNKSTRKPGGQPNHKGSTLLQSDFPTSIESYYPPSTCQCGNTLNQEDASLLCKRQVFDIPPVLEQICTEHRLYENRCSCGQLHKGSMPSNIKAPVQYGSHLRSLIVSLYVEHYIPLNRIGSLVEEITSFKIGDGTITNILNKAQEVMTPLYESLRESISKSSVVGSDETGCKINGGKGWMWVWQNHEVTFITANKSRGYKVVVENFKKGFINATLVSDCYASQLKTPAKHYQLCLAHLQRELIYIKQQTNNSWAEDILNIFYKAMKLKRESAKNQYPLKEKSIFKEQLLLLLKNDEYDDQLDEIKTLRSRLIKKIDSVFTFLEYYEVPFDNNASERSIRNIKIKQKVSAGYRTEEGAQRYAMLRSIVDTLKKQGKSVVRMIAHWLSQNHLKVSWQ; encoded by the coding sequence ATGAGAACAATAGATCGTTTAGAACGAGAGAATCAAGCTTTAAAGAAGCAGGTTGAGTCCTTAAAGGAAGAGCTAGACAGAGTGATGTCACGAGTTCAAGCTTTGTCACAAGAGAATACTATGCTTCATGAAAAAGTAAAGGATCTAGAAGATAAACTATCGCGTAATCATAAAAACAGTAGTAATAGTAGTTTTCCACCTTCAAGAGATTTACATACAGTAAAGAAAAATCAATCACTTCGAAATAAATCCACTAGGAAACCCGGAGGTCAACCCAACCATAAAGGATCGACATTACTACAGAGTGATTTTCCAACAAGCATAGAGTCATATTATCCTCCATCGACATGTCAGTGTGGTAATACATTAAATCAAGAAGACGCTAGCTTGTTATGCAAACGTCAGGTTTTTGACATACCACCTGTTCTTGAACAAATCTGTACTGAGCATCGTCTTTATGAAAATAGATGCAGTTGTGGTCAACTACACAAAGGTTCTATGCCCTCGAATATAAAAGCACCTGTCCAATACGGTTCTCATTTACGATCACTAATTGTAAGCTTGTATGTTGAACATTATATCCCTTTAAACCGTATTGGTTCACTAGTGGAAGAGATAACATCATTTAAAATTGGAGATGGGACTATTACTAATATTTTAAATAAAGCCCAAGAGGTGATGACTCCTTTATATGAATCACTTCGTGAATCGATATCCAAATCCAGTGTAGTTGGCTCAGACGAAACAGGTTGCAAGATCAATGGAGGCAAAGGATGGATGTGGGTATGGCAAAATCATGAGGTAACATTCATTACAGCCAATAAGTCTAGAGGGTATAAAGTTGTAGTAGAAAATTTTAAAAAAGGATTTATTAATGCGACCTTAGTCAGTGACTGTTATGCTTCGCAATTAAAAACTCCAGCCAAACATTATCAACTATGTTTAGCACATTTACAACGAGAATTAATCTACATTAAACAACAAACGAATAACAGTTGGGCAGAGGATATTTTGAATATATTCTATAAAGCCATGAAATTAAAGAGAGAATCAGCCAAGAACCAATATCCTTTAAAAGAAAAATCAATATTTAAAGAACAGCTTTTATTACTGTTGAAAAATGACGAGTATGACGATCAGCTAGATGAGATCAAGACATTACGGAGTCGATTAATTAAAAAGATTGATAGTGTGTTTACTTTCTTAGAGTATTACGAAGTTCCTTTTGACAACAATGCATCCGAAAGGTCAATACGTAATATTAAAATAAAACAAAAAGTATCTGCAGGTTATCGAACAGAAGAAGGAGCCCAAAGGTATGCCATGTTACGCTCTATTGTTGATACACTTAAAAAACAAGGAAAGAGTGTCGTGAGAATGATTGCTCATTGGTTATCTCAAAACCATCTTAAGGTCAGTTGGCAATAA
- the trxA gene encoding thioredoxin produces the protein MTTELFKQTIFNYENNQEWKFEGDRPALIDFYADWCAPCKMIAPILEELSEKYDGKIDIYKVNTEQEQELSSVFGIQSIPSLLFIPKEGMPKMQAGAMAKQALEQAIENELINA, from the coding sequence ATGACAACAGAACTTTTCAAACAAACCATCTTTAACTATGAAAACAACCAAGAGTGGAAATTTGAAGGAGATCGTCCTGCCCTAATTGATTTCTATGCTGACTGGTGTGCTCCATGTAAGATGATTGCACCCATATTAGAAGAACTTTCGGAAAAATATGATGGGAAAATTGATATATACAAAGTAAATACAGAACAAGAACAAGAGTTATCTTCTGTATTTGGTATCCAAAGCATTCCATCACTACTTTTTATTCCTAAAGAGGGGATGCCTAAAATGCAAGCAGGTGCTATGGCCAAACAAGCGCTAGAACAAGCCATTGAAAACGAACTAATCAATGCATAA
- a CDS encoding efflux RND transporter periplasmic adaptor subunit: MEGIIRYIMIGIVLIAVIACSSDIVKKEDTLRRVKYKIVEAEASVKVENCYGVIKEQEQMKLSFRKPGPVLRLFKKEGEYVKKGEVLASMDDRDYKLKFQATKYKYGQLSSEVGRLKALYRSHNLADNDYEKAISGLQQLKVMLENDKNALKDMTLRAPFDGVVQKVIVHEGELVSAGMTVYSLVRSNALRVRVSVPYSIVLKSAQLKSAIATSSYYKGHSFPLSFIGSTIKPESNNLYAMWFSIKSTNKVPLVSGMNLQIALKFDVPADTYIRIPLCSCIHENSHSYVFCYRDGKVLKRTIELLDLYRDGYASVYGLSGGDTLITAGVHSLEDQMNVLLIQEDK, from the coding sequence ATGGAAGGGATCATTCGATATATAATGATAGGTATTGTATTAATAGCTGTTATTGCTTGTTCATCAGACATCGTAAAGAAAGAGGACACTTTACGTCGTGTAAAATACAAGATAGTAGAGGCCGAAGCCTCTGTAAAAGTGGAGAACTGTTATGGCGTGATAAAGGAGCAAGAGCAAATGAAGCTCTCTTTTCGAAAACCAGGTCCTGTTTTACGTCTTTTTAAAAAGGAGGGTGAGTACGTGAAGAAAGGGGAGGTCCTTGCTTCGATGGATGACCGAGATTATAAACTAAAGTTTCAAGCGACGAAGTATAAATACGGTCAATTGTCTAGTGAGGTTGGAAGACTAAAGGCATTATATCGGTCCCATAACTTGGCTGACAATGATTATGAGAAAGCCATTTCTGGTTTACAACAACTGAAAGTAATGCTTGAAAATGATAAGAATGCATTAAAAGACATGACTCTTAGAGCTCCTTTCGATGGGGTTGTCCAAAAGGTGATTGTTCATGAAGGAGAGTTGGTGAGTGCAGGAATGACTGTATATTCTTTGGTAAGGTCGAATGCTTTACGAGTTCGCGTCTCTGTACCCTACTCAATCGTATTAAAATCAGCACAATTGAAGTCGGCAATTGCTACAAGTAGTTATTATAAAGGTCATTCGTTTCCTCTTTCGTTTATCGGATCCACAATCAAACCAGAGTCAAACAATCTTTATGCCATGTGGTTCTCTATTAAATCTACAAATAAAGTCCCATTGGTAAGTGGGATGAATCTTCAGATTGCTTTAAAGTTCGATGTGCCAGCAGATACGTATATACGTATTCCTCTTTGTTCATGTATTCATGAAAATAGCCATTCCTATGTTTTCTGTTATCGAGATGGGAAAGTTCTGAAAAGAACTATTGAACTCCTTGATCTTTATCGAGATGGATATGCATCTGTTTATGGATTGTCGGGAGGAGATACATTAATAACTGCCGGAGTGCATAGTCTAGAAGATCAAATGAATGTGTTACTGATACAGGAGGATAAATAA
- the trxA gene encoding thioredoxin, with protein MISFSCQPKAQEKDSEGHKTAQTHSTVKLTKQEFLDKVYDFEKNPQEWKYKGDKPAIIDFYADWCGPCRMTAPVLEALAKEYGDKIVIYKVDTQKEREISAAFGIQSLPSLLFIPLNEKPQLAKGAMPKEAFEEAIEKVLKVTK; from the coding sequence ATGATCTCTTTCTCTTGTCAACCAAAGGCACAGGAGAAGGACTCAGAAGGCCATAAAACAGCCCAAACTCATTCTACCGTAAAGTTAACCAAGCAAGAGTTTTTGGATAAAGTGTACGATTTTGAAAAGAATCCACAAGAGTGGAAATACAAAGGAGACAAACCTGCCATAATTGACTTCTATGCGGATTGGTGTGGACCTTGCAGAATGACTGCGCCCGTTTTGGAAGCGTTGGCAAAAGAGTATGGCGACAAAATAGTTATTTATAAAGTAGACACACAAAAAGAGCGTGAAATTTCAGCGGCTTTTGGAATACAAAGTCTTCCATCACTACTCTTTATTCCTTTAAATGAAAAACCTCAACTTGCAAAAGGAGCCATGCCCAAAGAGGCATTTGAAGAAGCAATAGAGAAAGTCTTAAAAGTAACAAAATAA
- a CDS encoding efflux RND transporter permease subunit yields MNFIQAVFKQKRVIYFLLFSLCLAGIISFHLLSKLEDPELKIKSALVVVPYPGASAECVEESVTKILENHLRTIPNIKDIESRSLANYSEIHLSLETTVPEDEVDQYWDFLRKKVADVERFLPPGAYMPQVYDDFGDVYGLFYAMSSDGIDYDQMREYAHTVRDRLLAVNGVKRVLLNGVQNSEIDIKIDADKLSHLGIMPSTIVSTIEDQLKDLYAGAYLTQNKNIRVSVPRSLVQMQQLKNVIIRGGKDVQYRLSEIATIERKIEEPFSSRMYYNHEPAIGISISMNPGENVVAIGECVEKEMTIIQKQMPLGISFHKVYFQSDLVKESLNSFVLNLVISVMIVVGILLIVLGWRSSVVIGASLILSIVGSLPFLLLWGGTIQRVSLGAFIVAMGMLVDNAIVVIDGIYEDLKVGKSWRTAFQVSPQKRAMPLLGATLITILSFLPVYLSPDATGVYTRDLFLVLATSLFLSWFLSMTQVPLFASMVLTKGIVCSRKKKDRLKETFQRIISWALMHPKRVIFTSVLLLVGSLWATKFMKSEFFPNMNYRQNYLTYKLPNGVHPKVLEKDLQEITSWLLTQQGVEEVTSNIGGAATRYTLVRIIPDMNDSYGEIIISYSSWEDVESLRSKILDHVHTYYPDAFSELKSYALISVEALVECNFYGPEIDTLKMLSKHAESIFQSSSYVDRYSVHNNWEPVTPYLHVNYRQLDGASMVVSRQDASLALLMSTSGVPIHRYFEKETEIPLKLKMTDNGGEDIDVLRHIPVWGKGAIHLPIQEVLQGDISLEEVEEKLLAPSPLSAVADLSIAWEEPLIRRENGVRTIKVMCNPKETHTATEVMTDVRKEIENISLPKGYHLKWGGEAGDQANATKYIVLFIPLALFGIVLILLLLYKSYRKMWITLFCVLLAWIGVIPAMIVTGKAFGFLAMVGVVGLAGMMIKNAVVLIEDIDVRMQSYENKNAALLDAALSRVRPVMMGAMTTILGMIPLVRDVFFGSLAVTIMGGLFIGTLITLIVIPVLFSISFK; encoded by the coding sequence ATGAATTTTATTCAAGCTGTCTTCAAGCAAAAGAGAGTAATCTATTTCTTGCTTTTTTCTCTCTGCTTAGCAGGAATCATCTCTTTCCATTTACTGAGTAAATTGGAGGACCCTGAACTGAAAATTAAATCGGCTTTGGTTGTTGTGCCATATCCTGGTGCATCTGCCGAATGTGTCGAAGAGAGTGTGACCAAGATATTAGAGAATCATCTTCGTACCATTCCAAATATCAAAGATATTGAATCACGATCTTTGGCTAATTATTCTGAAATACATCTGTCGCTGGAGACAACTGTTCCTGAGGATGAGGTGGATCAGTATTGGGATTTTCTTCGAAAGAAAGTGGCGGATGTGGAACGATTTCTTCCTCCCGGAGCTTATATGCCTCAAGTATATGATGATTTTGGAGATGTGTATGGTCTGTTTTATGCGATGTCTTCTGATGGAATTGATTATGATCAAATGAGAGAATATGCTCATACCGTTAGAGATCGTTTGTTGGCTGTAAATGGGGTAAAACGAGTACTACTTAATGGGGTGCAAAATAGTGAGATCGATATTAAGATAGATGCAGATAAACTCTCGCATTTGGGAATTATGCCATCTACTATTGTATCCACAATAGAGGATCAGTTAAAGGATCTATATGCAGGTGCTTATTTGACACAAAATAAGAACATTCGTGTTTCCGTACCACGTAGTCTTGTACAGATGCAACAGTTAAAGAATGTGATTATACGCGGGGGAAAGGATGTTCAATATCGACTAAGTGAGATTGCGACAATAGAACGAAAAATAGAAGAACCCTTTAGTTCTAGAATGTATTATAATCATGAACCTGCTATTGGTATATCTATTTCGATGAACCCAGGAGAGAATGTGGTGGCTATCGGAGAGTGTGTCGAAAAAGAGATGACGATTATTCAGAAACAGATGCCTCTTGGTATATCTTTTCATAAGGTCTATTTTCAATCAGATCTGGTGAAAGAATCTTTAAACTCTTTTGTATTGAACCTGGTCATTTCTGTCATGATTGTGGTCGGAATTCTTTTGATTGTTCTAGGTTGGCGTAGTAGTGTGGTTATTGGGGCTAGTTTGATCTTATCCATAGTGGGTTCATTGCCTTTTTTGTTGTTGTGGGGAGGAACTATACAAAGAGTCTCTTTAGGTGCTTTTATTGTGGCAATGGGAATGCTCGTGGACAATGCGATTGTGGTAATTGATGGTATTTATGAAGACCTTAAAGTGGGGAAATCATGGAGAACCGCTTTTCAAGTTTCACCCCAGAAAAGAGCAATGCCTCTGTTGGGTGCTACCTTGATCACCATTTTATCTTTTTTACCTGTCTATCTGTCTCCTGATGCCACAGGAGTGTACACTAGAGATCTTTTTCTTGTTCTTGCTACCTCTCTATTTTTAAGTTGGTTCCTTTCAATGACCCAAGTGCCTCTTTTTGCATCGATGGTTCTGACTAAAGGTATTGTTTGTTCAAGAAAGAAGAAAGATCGATTGAAGGAGACTTTTCAAAGAATCATCAGTTGGGCTTTAATGCATCCTAAAAGAGTAATCTTTACATCGGTACTGCTTTTGGTTGGGTCACTGTGGGCTACTAAATTTATGAAGTCAGAATTTTTCCCTAATATGAATTATCGTCAGAATTATTTGACTTATAAGTTGCCTAATGGAGTTCATCCAAAGGTGTTGGAAAAAGATCTTCAGGAGATCACTTCCTGGCTTCTTACTCAACAAGGAGTAGAGGAGGTTACCTCTAATATTGGGGGTGCTGCTACTAGATATACTTTGGTTCGAATAATTCCAGATATGAACGACTCTTATGGTGAGATTATCATCTCGTATAGCTCTTGGGAAGATGTGGAATCCTTGCGATCTAAGATACTAGATCATGTTCATACCTACTATCCTGATGCTTTTTCTGAACTAAAAAGTTATGCTTTGATTAGTGTCGAGGCCCTGGTTGAATGTAATTTTTATGGGCCTGAGATAGATACTTTGAAGATGTTGTCCAAGCATGCCGAGTCGATATTTCAGTCTAGCTCTTATGTGGATAGGTATTCTGTTCATAATAACTGGGAGCCTGTTACTCCATACCTTCATGTAAACTATCGACAACTAGACGGAGCAAGTATGGTGGTGAGTAGGCAAGATGCATCTTTGGCTCTTTTAATGTCAACATCAGGTGTTCCAATTCATCGATATTTTGAGAAAGAGACAGAGATCCCTCTTAAGCTAAAAATGACAGACAATGGAGGGGAAGATATTGATGTATTAAGGCATATTCCTGTTTGGGGAAAAGGAGCTATACACCTTCCAATTCAGGAGGTGCTTCAAGGTGATATTTCATTAGAAGAGGTAGAAGAAAAACTGTTGGCTCCTTCTCCTTTGAGTGCCGTAGCTGACCTTTCTATAGCTTGGGAGGAGCCTCTAATCCGGAGAGAAAATGGGGTGCGAACCATTAAAGTAATGTGCAATCCCAAAGAGACACATACTGCTACTGAAGTGATGACTGATGTGAGAAAAGAGATTGAAAATATCTCTCTTCCGAAAGGATATCATTTAAAGTGGGGTGGCGAAGCGGGAGATCAAGCCAATGCGACAAAATATATTGTGCTGTTTATTCCTCTTGCCTTATTTGGTATTGTGTTGATTTTGCTCCTTCTGTATAAAAGTTATCGTAAGATGTGGATTACACTTTTTTGTGTCCTTTTGGCATGGATAGGAGTTATTCCCGCAATGATTGTTACAGGAAAAGCTTTTGGCTTTCTTGCCATGGTGGGTGTTGTTGGATTGGCTGGAATGATGATCAAAAACGCAGTGGTATTGATAGAGGATATAGATGTTCGAATGCAGTCTTATGAAAACAAGAATGCAGCACTATTAGACGCTGCTTTGTCTCGTGTGCGTCCTGTAATGATGGGTGCAATGACCACCATATTGGGAATGATCCCTTTGGTACGAGATGTGTTTTTTGGAAGTCTTGCTGTAACGATTATGGGTGGACTTTTCATCGGAACCCTTATTACGTTGATCGTAATTCCTGTTTTGTTTTCCATCAGTTTTAAATAG